Genomic DNA from Oryza sativa Japonica Group chromosome 5, ASM3414082v1:
ccacaatcttctcggagaagtcaccgggcaactcctccacaaaccatctaggaggcggcaaccatCAAGAGTAACAAGCGATGACCCGGctcggagatgatcaagtgccacactagctcaaCAAATGAAAGCAAATGCACTTAACTCTTGGCTAGACAATCCTCGAACACACTAAggggatgaacacaaagctaaGTGGGTGTGTGAGAgatgcaaggggtgtatgcaattgaagtgggtgccaagagagtccccttgctgctggtgggggagtattgtactcccacccaccaaactagccgttgggggcgaaatcccccaactcagtGTACTGCCCGGTCTGACTGTGCTACTCTACAACGGCttgaaaactagccgttgtagccctGTCAAAGGGCCCCAttggcctggccggtcagaccgacgttaagtggccggtcagaccgaccgaatacggctccgtcggctcggTATCAGCCAACCCCGAGCacaccatcccggcctccagggggccggtcagaccgctcaggtgccgccggttagaccggccttGTGCACCGGTCAAACCGCCCGcttggggccggtcagaccggccagggcacgccggtcaaACCTCCACTatttggccggtctgaccgctcctgTCAGGTTGATCACAGTGAAAGAAATGTGTTAtgaaatgtgagcacaagtctaaatgcataatgacctaatatggcaattaaaatcatctctttgctaggtcattatccctcttaatagtacggcaacgctaaaaataaactagcaaatttgatcaccctacacctcgatcaatttaaAATAAAGGCTCTAGTTTACCGTCTTCTCTTCCTTTTGCTTTGCACCGTCAATTTTAATGCATCGGtagtcatccatgcgcacacacATAATGTGAACCTAACTCAATATATAGCTCAaatagctcaaagacaacggttagtccacaattagtacTTGTCATTAATTACGAAAATTAACAATGGGGTCTAAatgcttcaatctccccctttttggtaatCGATGACAAACACCTCAAACatataaaatcaaacatgaaacATATAGACATTTTGCAATGAAATGAAAATGCTACCCCTAGACATGTGCATATCAAACACAAATATGGAACAAATACACTCATTCACATTTGAACATAGCACAACCACACATGGAACATACAATGTGAACTTCACATATGGATCAACCAACTGCATAAGATGGTCACAAATATATCAATATCacatcaaccatccatcataGCACAAGTTCACAACAATAACAATCCAAATTATAGAAGTTCATCCATATATCATCCAACTCACAAATTATCCAAAGAAGGCTCACAAATAATAATCTAAGCTATTACAAGACCACGAagggtccaaatgacatagagTTTAACAAAACGAAAAATAACACACAATATAAGGTAATAGCCCATACCCATACATAATTATAGCCCAACCGCCTTAACCTATTAGATAGGAGGTAGCTAACCTCACTACTCCTAGTCCCATCCCACAAAATAAAATGCAAGCCTAGAATTCTTCTCCCTCTTTTGGCATCAAGGACCAACAAGGCTTCACTcttgtggaggaggaggacgagtcGAAGATTAAGGGTGAGGAGCATCACGGCGGCGATGGTACACAAAATCTTGGGTGCCCTCCAACACTTGGACCCGTAAATCCAACACACCCACCCTAGTGCCCAATCTTCCCATGGATGTATTCAAATTGCCAACATCCGTTCGCAAACCGCGTACATCCTCATGCATCGCTTCATGCCCAGTGGTTAAGCGTTGAATGCTCTCACTTAGGGTATTGATAGCTAGTACCGGGTTGAAGTACTCATTTGGTTGTATCCCAAAGTAAGCATATTGAGGATTAAAGAAGGCATTGTAATCGACAAACCCATGACGAGGAGGTGTTGTGCTTGAGCTAGCTCTAGGGTGAGAGGAGGGCATCGTCGTAGGAGCACAGGGAGTGCCTAGCTGAAGGCGGAGCTTGTACTGCTTATGCTTCTTCAAATTGTTCCTGGCACCCCTAAACTTGTCTTGTATCAACCTCATGATATATGGTGCATAGTAGATCCCTGAGTGAATGTGCCCTTGGAGAGCAATTTCTTGCATCATGAGATTCACCACGTCAAACTGACGACCCTGAATAATAGCATCAATGACGTGCCAAGCCACCCCCCTAATATCATCATTGTTGCCACATCAAGGAAGGATTGTAGCTCTCACAATTCTGTTTACCACTGGGAATGGTCCTCAACCTTGCAATCTTCCCATGGGTGTACCGCACACTATCTTTATAGAACTGAGAAAGATAGTCCATGGAGAGCGGGTTGTGAGTGTGCTCCTCATGCAAGTCATCTCCAAAATCAAAGCGAATGTTAAGCAGCCTCCGGAACTGCTTTCGAGAAAGAGCACTGGAGCGTCTCAGACATCCACTTCATCTCACTGAAATCTCCAGCCACCCATACTGTAGCATAGAACTGGCGGATCAAGTCTTCATTGTAGTCTTGCTTGAGGGTCACAATCCGGTCAATGCCAACTATCTTGAAGAGATCATGCAAGCTCTCAAACTCTGGAGTCTCATTGATCTCTCCAAGAAATCCACTTATGATCTGCAAATGCTTTCCCTACATAAATCTGCTCATACACTGTCTTCTGGAAAGCGGTGTGGAACCGGGGATCTGTGTGGCCCTAGGCCTCATGAACTGATCATGATGCCTCAAGATGGTGTACTACACTGGATTCCTCAGGTTGACCACAAACTGGATAGAGGGATCAACTTGCATCGcatcttcctcatcctccccgCTGCCACTGTCATCACCATCTCCATTGTCCTCTTCACTGGCCCCCTCAACATGTTCCTCAACTTCTTCACTTTGAGCATATTCCTCTCCGCTCGACTCCTCATGCGCACTCACGGGATCCGGCATGGGCTCACGACAACCATGGCGAGTGCGGGGAGGCATAGTTGACAAAGAGCAAAGAGGATAGGATATTAGCAAGAATTTTAGAAGGCACTTGGTTGAAGTGAAATTGTGCTCACATCCAGtgtcaggggcggtcagaccgctaggccggtcagaccgcctacCCGCGCCGGTCAGACCAACGGCCAACGGGTCTGACCGACGGTAAAGCCGCGGTCAAACCGCCTATTTGCTCTGGTCAAACCGCCACTGACATTGGCCCAAGCATCCATAACAATTTCACAAGTACACAAAGAAGTCTAAGCTTTGCTAGAACAAATTTGCACAAGATTTGAACCAACTACCAATAACCCTAGGTTGAAATAGATCGATTTGAAGTGAAGCacaaattttgtgcaaatttgtTCTAGCAAATCTTAGACTCATTTGTGTAGTTGTGAAATTGTTGTGGATGCTTGGGCCAATGTCAATGGTGGTTTGACCGGAGCAAACCAACGGTCTGACCGGGGctttgccgtcggtctgaccggtgcgggtaggcggtctgaccggcctacaggctacggtctgaccgcccctgacaCTGCATGTGAGTATAATTTCATTTCAACCAAGTGGCTTCTAAAATTATTGCTAATATCCTATCCTCTTTAATCATTGACAGCTATGCCTCCCCGCACTCGCCATGGTCGTCGTGAGCCCACGCCGGATCCCGTGAGTGCGCATGAGGAGTCGAGCGGAGAGGAATATGCTCAAAGTGAAGAAGAAGTTGAGGAACATGTTGAGGGGGCCAGTGAAGAGGACAATGGAGATGGTGATGACAGTGACAGcggggaggatgaggaagatgCGATTCAAGTTGATCCCTCTATCCAGTTTGTGGTCAACCTGAGGAATCCAGCGCAGTACACCATCTTGAGGCATCATGATCAGTTCATGAGGCCTAGGGCCACACAGATCCCCGGTTCCACACCGCTTTCCAGAAGACAGTGTATGAGCAGATTTATGTAGGGAAAGCATTTGCGGATCACAAGTGGATTTCTTGGAGAGATATCAATGAGACTCCAAAGTTTGAGAGCTTGCATAATCTCTTCAAGATAGTTGGCATTGACCGGATTGTGACCCTCAAGCAAGACTACAAAGAAGACTTGATCTGCCAGTTATATGCTACAGTGTGGGTGGCTGGAGATTTCAGTGAGATAAAGTGGATGTCTGACACCCTCTAGTGCTCTATCTCTTGGAGGCAGTTCCGGAGGCTTCTCAACATTCGCTTtgattttggagatgatttgcaTGAGGAGCACACTCACAATCCGCTCTCCATTGACTATCTCTCTCAATTCTATGAAGATGGAGTGCGGTACACCCATGGGAAGGTTGCAGGGTTGAGGACCATGCCCAGTGTGGTCAACAGGATCGTGAGAGCCACCATCCTCCCTCGATGTGGCAATAATGATGATATTAGGGGGTGGCTTGGCACGTCATTGATGCTATTATTCAGGGTCGTTAGTTTGACGTTGTGAATCTCATGATGCAAGAGATTGCTATCTCAATGGGCACATTCACTCAGGGGATCTACTATGCGCCATATATCATGAGATTGATACAAGACAAACTTGGGGGTGCCGGGAACAATTTGAAGAAGCACCAGCAGTACAAGCCCCGCCTTCAGCTTGGAACTCCCCGTGCTCCTACGACGATGCCCTCTTCTCACCCTGGAGCTAGCTCAAGCacgacacctcctcctcctcatgggtTTGTTGATCCTAATACTTTCTTTAATCCTCAATATGCTTACTTTGGGATGCAACCAAATGAGTACTTCAACATGGTACTTGGGGCTATCAATACCCTAAGTGAGAGCATTCAACGCTTAACCATCAGGCATGAAGCGATGCATGAGAATGTTCGCGGTTTGCGAATGGATGTTGGAAATTTGAATGCATCCATGGGAAGATTGAGCACTAGGGTGGGTGTGTTGGATTCAAGGGTCCAAGTGTTGGAAAGCAACCAAGCTTTTGTGTACCATCGCCGCCGTGATGCTTCTCACCCTTCATCTTCGACTCGTCCTCCTTCTCCATAAGAGGGAAGCTTTTTGGTCTTTGATGCCAAAAGAGGGAGAACATTCTAGCTTGCATTTTATTTTGTGGTATGGGACTAGGAGTAGTGAGGTTAGATACCTCCTATCTAGTAGGTTAAGGCGGTTGGGCTATATTATGTATGGGCATGATGCAATAATACACAATAGTAGACTATTTCAACTGCATGATGCAATAATACACAATAGTCCTATTTTATTACAACAACCtaatatgccatatatttcacTTTCCATGTCAAATTTTACCACAGGAAGCAACTCTCAGTTTTGCGTTTCCTTCAGCATTACGCAACCTCAaggtaattacatacaagtcaAAATTAACCACCACAGGAGTGAGCAGCCAGGAAGAACACAAGTTGGACACGAAACAATGACCAGGAAACACCACAAATTCTCAGCATAGTTCCGCTATTAACTTTGAAATTGACGGCACAAAAACACAATCCGAGAAATTAAATTCGCTTGTTACTTGGCAGCAGATTAATTTCTAACAAGAGACTAATTTGGCAAGCAAAACCAGCACCCAGTAAGCCTAAATCAAGAACCTATCGAACACAAACAGCTCGGAATCACAAAGGGGAGGAACACGTCAAACCTGAAACCACACGGCAGCCGTGGCGAGCGCGGACGAGAGGCGGCATTTCTTGGAGTCGTCGCACTTGTGGGGGGACTCGAACTCGTCGGCAGGAAGCTTGCGGGTGATCCATCCGATGTCGAGGTAGACGTAgtgcgggggcggcgggaggtcGACCTTGACTCGGATGACGTCGAACCAGACGAGGAAGCGGCGGACCTTGACCCCGGAAAGGTCGGTGAGAGAGCCGTAGCGGAGGAGCCCCACGACGCGGGCCTCAAAGTAGGTGAGGTACTCGTAGTGGGAGTAGCAGGGGCCCTGGAGGTCGACGGCAAGGCTGCCGTTGGCGGCGAGGGTGAAGGCGGTGATGCTGGTGGGGAACACCCCCGGTGGCAGGCCGTAGCGCAGGAGGATCTCAGAGAGCGTCGCGTTCTTGTGCGGCGGGGACAGCGCCGCCGGGGGCTCCTCCACCGTGGTGGTGGCgcccacgccggcgaggaggaagaagaggaggaggaggggaggcggcattGTTGAGGCTTTGGGAGGAGGGAAACAACAAACCTAAATGCATAAGCATTCGAACAAGTGTATGTTATACCAAATTACATGCCTAGTGAACACAGGATGTAAGGGAAATAAACTTCTCACCAATTTAGAGTTGTGAAAACCAACTTGACCCACATCCATGGAGGAGTCTTCTTTAGATTATACCCCGGTGTATAAACCACATCAATGTTATTAGTCTTATTACctgtaaaaataattaaaaaaacattaacTGTGTCTGACCAAGAACCAACTAGGGATAGCAAAACAAAAGGTTTGAACCAGGTATTACAGAATTATCATGTAATTTTCCCAACCTTGAATGGAATTAGCTTTCACAAGCTGGCCACAATCTTCAAGCACACCTTCACTTATGTGATTGTCTGACCTTTATTGAATCTCAAATATACGTGTGCAGAGGACATCTTATCTACATGGAACCTGTGTTCAAGAACAATACCTTTGAGTCACAAAGCAATGAGCAAACCATATCTAAAATAGATATAGGATTAGAAATCGATTTTGTATGTACAGAAGATGAAatccaaaatgaaaaaaaaaagaatgcaagTACATGCATTAAATGTGATAGACCAATACAACCAACGATAGCAAGGCAAATTCATGTGCCTGAACAAACTACACATATATAATCAATTCCGCATTTTCTATTAATAACAAGTATTAAGTTTGCAAACTAGCATTTGAATAAATCATACTCTAAAGATTCATAATTCATAATACCAAACTTGAGCATAGAGGGAAGGATTGTACCACCCAGTgccaattaaacttccaaaaagGAACAACGTTGCACTTGCACAGGTAATGCACATGACAGTGTGTCAAAACTAATGCAGCAAACAATTAATACTCTCCCTATTCACCAAAACAAGTCATTTTGGACATCAATGAAGTCGTTGAACTACAATGTTAACCACTACTTTCCACTTTTATACTATAATTTGTACAACCTGATAAAGTACAATATTATGAAATAACTTTTGAGACAAATCTACACATATCACTATTTTAGTGTTCAATTGACATATTTTAAGACAATGATGCTCAAATTTTGATGTATGACTTGCTGTACATCTTGAACGACATGTTTTTGCATCCAGATGACCAGATGtagttaaaaaaacaaaagtttggAAAACGAAGTGCAAAATTAAACTATTTCTGCATCATTCGCTAAGCATTAAAGTAAATTCAGGGCAGCTGAATCCAGGAAAACATGTACATCTATTCATGGATCAGTGGCACATATCTGCACCAAAATAAAACAATGTTGAGTAAATTCTTCCAcaaaaaacacacaaaaaaatgcAAGCAAGAGAATGTATTGAGACTTTCATGATCTGGAAGGAAGCTAAGAAGCAACAATGTCTTCCATTTAAATCATGACCAAAAGTATAAATAGGCACACTATGCCAAagttaaaggaaaaaaaacatggaaaTGTTCTTCCCAAATAAAACATAGGACAACTCTATGCTTCCAATATATACATCTAGCATATCACATAATTGCACTAGCTAGGCATTTCCTAATCACAAGGGGAACAGAGTATGTTCACTGTGATTACTGTGCACAACAATATCACTTAAAATTACAAAAATCGTACAGATGACACAGACGACAAGGTCACAAGAATTCTTCAGTATAATATCATCCACAAATCTTTAACAATCCATCCATGACAATTGACAAGTAGCAAAAATTTCTGCCAGGAATCAAGTGTGTTTTCTCTAAAAATAGTAAAAATGACCGGTCACACTACATCTCTAGCTACATACTAATTCCTGAACTGAGACAACacataagggtgtgtttggttgctcgtATCCCTCTAGCCTGGCTCATCTCCCTCATCCAGGCTAAGTTTAGCCTGGTTTAGGGGATACACATGCAGGTGTTTGGTTGCTTGCAAGAGATGAACCTGGATATGATGAgatgttgtttggttggttgtagCAAGGGGCGGATGGAATGGTAGCATGCAGGAGATattgtttggttggatggatacATCTTGTGTGTAAATACCTATTCTTGTGGGTGGTGAGGTTACCCTATAAAGTTTGTGAAGCAAGATTTTTTCCAAGTCCCTAAATCTATTTATGTGTGATAAGGTTAATCCGTCGTAGAGGTTATAGATTATTATGTTACTCTGGGTCTGTGCCCACCTACTAATATTCACTCTGGGTCTGTGCCCACCTACTAATATTCCTAAGCTCATTTTTCTCTTAGAGAATCGATATACTGTGTATGTATGTTTTACTGATGttgtcattttttaaaaatctatTCACATGCACCACAAACAGCAGCATATATCATCATTGGCCATCTTTCCCAGCCTAACggcaagaaaaaagaacaagtgtagaaaAATCTGTTCATGTACTCTTATAAATTCTGCTCAGTTCAAGTGTAGAGGTGGCCTCAGTTCTACTCAGATCATTTGAACTACATAATACTGAGAAAGATCACAGAAAGACAGAAACTTAGaaagggcatgtttggttgctTGACCTTATTGAATAAGGTCAAGTGCAGGCatatctgttcttatgcatcaCAAATAAGCACTATTAATCAAGTGTGTATCTGTCAGTATCAATTTAAAACAACGCACTATTGTATCTGGCCTTATCAGTAACTTCTATTTGTAGCCAAACATACAATGGCATAACACAAATCAGCAGGACAATAGGAATAAGTGTAGGAAAAATCTGTTCATAAGCATCACAAATCAGCAACATTAGTCATGATTGGCCATCTTATCATAGAACAAAAAAGCAAGCCACTAGACATTTGATTCCATCGAAATCAAGCAAGAAAGATATCAGGTTTTAGTAGATGTAGCACATTTATGAAGGGGACACGGTCTAATCCAAACAAATCGGGTGAAATCAAATCaaaggaagagaggagaagaaagtgAAGGAGGTgagaaaggggagggagatgcCCAACCTAGCCCTTACCAGAGAGCTCAACGGAGAGAGTCGACGAAAGAGAGGGGCGTGGCAGACAGAGCCGGCGAAACCAAACAGTTTGACGGAGAGAGGATGCTGACGGACGACCGGCCatcccgccggcgacgagcctgGCGACGAGCAGCGCCCTCCACTCGCGAGTCGGCGAAACCCTAGCTTTCCACTGGTTTGGTTTCGAAcaaatgaggaggaggagaggagggatggTGGTAACCCCATCCATGGGTTCTGCATAAGCCTGGTAATGGGCAGGCCAACCCATGGGTTGTATGGGTTGAAACACTAATGGGCTGAAAATGGTGTGTCTTGTATGGGTTATAGGaaggaaggaaaaagtacaccaaaggttcctcaacttgttatcgagataaaaaaaatgtcctcgaaccgcaaaaccagatatacggggtcccttaactatataaaaccggtcACCGAGGTCCTtcagtggttttgaccccggttttggtctacgtggcatctgaatcagcgtgggacccacgcgggccccacatgtcagcgtggccacatcagcctcctctctcttccccctcctctcccttccttaTATGTCTCTCTCTGACTCTCTCGAATGGGTGCCCCCACGCATGTCGCATCCCCGCCGTGAATGCCATGGCGACGAGCCCCGTCGCCGTGGCCCCCGCCATGGCAACGTGCGCAGCGGTGCGCGCCCGGCCGGACCAGTTCACGCCCAGCTCGTTCCCCACCCACGTTGACACGTCGAATGCCAGCAACGACGAGAACACGTACACCAACACAGTCGTCTGCATGAGCGCGCACCCCCGTCGACGCCATCACCGGCTTCGGCTCCGGCAGGAGGCCGCACAGCAGGATCATCACCTCGTACCACCACCACTCGAGGCACACCGACACGGCGCGGCGAGTTGTGCGAGCAGGCCCCAGCCGGCGAGCCACTCCGCCGTAGGTCCCCAGGCGGCGCCCTCGGTGACCTCGCGCACCACCACTATACTCCACcttcgagccgccgccttcctctcccctcctcccccagcCCTCGTTGCCGCCGTAGGCACCGCCTCCACCCTCGTCGGCCCACCGTCTCCATCCTCCTCCCGCTTGGTGTCAGAGTGAGAAGAACCCAGCGTCCATGGCCGCCTTCACGGACTTCCCACcaccgatcgccgccgccgcaatctgCAGCAAAATTGCTTCATGCTGTACCAGGCGCCGGACCTTGAGcgcgagggaggggggaggaggggagaagaatagagaggggagagggaagaaggggGCCCTTCGCGCTGCCGCTGGTGTTCAGATGTGGCCGCTCACCagacgggcgacggcggcggcctcacACGCTCGGCAGCCTGGAGAATCTCATCCTGATAAACAAGCCGATTTACAAGTCGTGCGTCgacgagttcatcaccatggtgGACGAGGAGACCGGCGAGCCGGTGTAAGACAACGTGGAGGGAGAGATCGGGTGTCCTCGCCGAGCAACGCATCCGGGTACCTCGGCCACCCGTTGACGAGCCATGAGGTGTTCTGCGCGAGGCTGCCGGGGAAGGACGTCGGCTCGTCGTGCTACGTGTGCGCGGGTGACCGTGGCGTGGTGGTCAGGGGAGCAGAGCGGTATCTCTACGTCATCGGCCGGAGCGCCGACGTCCTCGCgctcgacgtcgacggcgaccagCCTGTGcgcgcgcgcctccgcctccccgccCAACACCACGCAGCCCCGTCGACACCATTAAcgaccgcccgccgccctcaccATCTCCTGTGTcacagccgctgccgccacctcctcctcctctcccgcctcacccCAGTGGTCTCTGCCCCAGCCGCCGGCTGGCTTGCCAAAAcagaagagaagagtgagagggagagagggtgttGGCGTGGccatgctgacatgtgggacccacgctgactcagccgccacgtggaccaaaaccagggtcaaaaccaccaaaggactTTTGGTgaccggttttatatagttaagggaccccgcaTAACTGTTTTGCGGTTTAAGGACGTTTTTATATcccgatgataagttgagggaccttcggtgtactttttcctaggaAGAAATAAGGGCAGGGTTGGGTTGGGCCATATAAAGTGAGGGTTACGATGGGCTGGACACTGTATCTCAGAATGGGGTTCAGCCCATGGGCAGTAAAAAAGGGTCTCCTTTGTGGGAGAACCCACATCGGTAGGAGCTCGGTGACTGGAtcagcggccgccgccgccttgcgtcgccctctctccccctccgcctctgCCTTCTCCTCCCCATCCCCATTACGATCCTCCGTCACTGGATACTGTATtacatttgtattttttttccgtaAATTGCATAAAACTACTGgtattttaatcaaactatCGCAAAACTACAATTTAAGGCATTATATactaaaactacagatttagcatcatatttatcacaaaactacatatttaaggttAAGTATAACAAAACTGCATATTTAAAATTAaagttatcataaaactataagtTTAAtttaaatccctagcaccattATTATGCTGGAGCTATaaacattattattttgtgactaaattggttctaaacatatagttttgtgataatttagttactaaacatgtagtttttttgtgacacttcatcgtaaatatttagttttgttataaatatatagtgttaaatgtgtagttttgttatACATCaagttaaatatgtagttttgtgttAGTTTGGtcatagttttatgaaatttatcctttgtttttttatgagatGATGAAGAGGATATCATTGATTCGCAAATGATTTGGTTTTGACGACGATTGCATAAcaatgcatccatccatccatccatccatccatccatcgcgcATAGTGGTAGCAGGGCAGTGTGTGTACAGTACGTAACGTGTGGGCGTGTGGCTGGACTGGTTTGGTCAGCCAAGCCCATCGATCTGCTTCGCGGCGTGGGCAGCCGGGCACTTGTTGGTTTTCTTTGCGCGGCGTGGTTCTTGTATCATGTGTGTGAAGTGGTGGCGTGTCGTCCGGTGCGCGGTCGGGTTTGGAGCCACGTCCCTCTCGTCGGATCGACCGGGGTTCCTCATGGCGCAGAAATATTCATAGTATACTATGGTTACATATGTCATCCGCAAGCATACGGATATGCCATTATAGCaattcacccgagagtattccaagggtatcgtatttattttatcctgtGGGAAGATTATAAGAGAGAGAACCAAgctaatatttatatattacttgtaataatcaaagtctaagaAGGGGTTAAGATATGAatagggtagagtgacacacaacaAGAGAAGTATACACTCTCATactaaattatctaagctaagtgggaaAGAAATATGAGAGAATCTAtttctatacttctagtatacatacatcctagttatATGATTACTTAGCTAATACTCTCTTTCCAATGCTCTCCTGgtgcttcgagaagccacccctagTTGCCGAGTTTCTTATAACAACCCGTTATGACCATCTAACCAGGACTAAATACGGAGTACCCTCTCCAGGAAAATAACTTTGAACTATATacgcgcgcggaggaatacccatactgagctgtcaccatcaacgGCCTACCTTGCTTCCGCAACATATAAcctcaaataatgatatccagtAATCTAAACACCACGCTTAAATTAGCAAATgttactctaatatcatcatcatgacatagagtCATCGTATAAACGatcattatacccacaccattgtatttcccagataagctagcatcatAATCAATATAACTTGGATATATAATAAAgttggtattcatatactcggaaagaaATACAATACCAGAgtagtataaagaagaatattctaaataaagtacaagtcttacaaaaaGAGAGCAAAGCTACTAGAGTCATACCCAAATCCTTCCAAAGACTTCCCATACTAAGATTcctattctattcctactccactagcttgagAACACTACTAAACTAATAAGAGAGCTTGATTCTTCTTGCTTGAGGCGTGTGaagaaatggagagagtgaGGGGGTTTATATAAGCTGGTAATGATGGTTATGAcagttggaaaggtcggtaataccctccaacagCTATAGGGAAGCAATCCGGTCATCCAGCCAAACCCTACATCCATCGGTGCCACGGCTGGTTCGGCGGAACCCGAACCCTT
This window encodes:
- the LOC9266168 gene encoding uncharacterized protein isoform X2, which produces MPPPLLLLFFLLAGVGATTTVEEPPAALSPPHKNATLSEILLRYGLPPGVFPTSITAFTLAANGSLAVDLQGPCYSHYEYLTYFEARVVGLLRYGSLTDLSGVKVRRFLVWFDVIRVKVDLPPPPHYVYLDIGWITRKLPADEFESPHKCDDSKKCRLSSALATAAVWFQV
- the LOC9266168 gene encoding uncharacterized protein isoform X1, which translates into the protein MDVGQVGFHNSKLVCCFPPPKASTMPPPLLLLFFLLAGVGATTTVEEPPAALSPPHKNATLSEILLRYGLPPGVFPTSITAFTLAANGSLAVDLQGPCYSHYEYLTYFEARVVGLLRYGSLTDLSGVKVRRFLVWFDVIRVKVDLPPPPHYVYLDIGWITRKLPADEFESPHKCDDSKKCRLSSALATAAVWFQV